A window from Zingiber officinale cultivar Zhangliang chromosome 7A, Zo_v1.1, whole genome shotgun sequence encodes these proteins:
- the LOC122000835 gene encoding transcription termination factor MTERF9, chloroplastic-like encodes MRASIIRRSGVLASLRSGCHTFFFSSSIFPDTAAAADGQSSKPLSMAEYLVRSWGLSAAEASKVSKLSRGKSTQKADVVLNFLRSEGFEDSYIKKIVVLSPDFIVYDVKNNLAPKLRSFVDMGFSKSDIIEIIASNPSILTGNLKRSILPKLEIWESLFGSRELLVKIVKKNRWCLRYSLEKRIFPNLKFLREELGISEDRVSRAARHHPGFVGQKPESLHVLVDRADEMGIPRLSPLYLWALYILQTVSKEKVEAKRTC; translated from the coding sequence ATGCGGGCCTCGATCATACGCCGCAGCGGCGTCTTGGCCTCCTTGCGATCCGGCTGCCACacatttttcttctcttcctcgatTTTCCCGGACACTGCCGCCGCGGCGGATGGTCAGTCCTCCAAACCACTTTCCATGGCCGAATACCTAGTCCGCTCGTGGGGCTTATCCGCCGCCGAGGCATCCAAGGTCTCCAAACTATCCCGCGGCAAATCCACCCAGAAAGCCGACGTTGTTCTCAACTTCTTGAGATCCGAGGGCTTCGAGGACTCCTATATCAAGAAGATCGTCGTTCTCTCACCTGATTTCATTGTCTACGATGTGAAGAATAATCTGGCCCCAAAGTTACGATCTTTTGTGGATATGGGTTTCTCGAAGTCTGACATAATCGAGATCATTGCATCGAATCCCTCCATACTTACCGGTAACCTGAAACGTTCTATACTCCCCAAGTTGGAGATATGGGAAAGCCTCTTTGGATCGAGGGAGCTTCTCGTCAAGATTGTCAAGAAGAATCGCTGGTGCCTCAGGTATAGCCTTGAGAAAAGAATATTTCCTAATTTGAAGTTCCTAAGGGAAGAGTTAGGTATTTCTGAAGATAGAGTGTCTCGAGCAGCGAGACACCACCCAGGATTTGTTGGCCAGAAACCAGAATCACTTCATGTTTTGGTCGATAGAGCCGATGAGATGGGGATACCTAGGCTATCTCCATTGTATCTATGGGCCCTTTACATTCTCCAAACTGTCAGTAAAGAAAAAGTCGAGGCTAAGCGCACCTGTTGA